The Ogataea parapolymorpha DL-1 chromosome III, whole genome shotgun sequence nucleotide sequence CTGGGTCCTTATGGACTCCGTCATGCTTGGCTCGCTCACACTGTACCGCCGGCTGGTGAAGGACAATCTATACccaacagagaaaaagctgccTCTCGCAGGCTGCTGTCTCGCCGGTCTCGGATCTGGACTCACAGTGTCCTTTGTGGCTGCCCCGATAGAACAGCTGAAGGCGCGATTGCAGGTCCAATACGACGCGAAAACCAAGCAATTTACGGGGCCGATCGACTGTCTGATAAAGTTGGTCAAACATGACGGCCTGCGCACGCTGTACAAGGGCCTAGTGCCGACCATGATCTTCCGAACCAACTTCATTGTCTGGTGGGGGTCGtacgagctgatcacgaCGTGGCTCAAGGAAAACACCAGCATGAGCACGGCGGCAGTCAACTTCTGGGCCGGCGGCCTGAGCGCGTCGTGCTTCTGGGTCACGGCGTACCCGGCCGACGTGGTGAAAAATGTGATAAtgatcgacgacgtgaAAAACCCCAGATTCAAGAGGTATTTCGACGCGGTGAAGTTTGTATACACGGAGCGCGGGCTGCGCGGGTTCACGCGGGGTTTCATGCCCAGCATCCTGCGCAGCTTCCCGGCCAATGCGGCGGCCCTGGCCGCGTTCGAGTTCGTCATGCGGCTATTTTAGACTTTCCGATGATCTTACGTAAGCAGGCTCTACACGCCGTAGCATCTGGCGCTCTGGCACTGCGTATCTCTGTCTCTCTCTCTCTCAATTCcctcttctccttcttaTCATGAAACCCGCCGTTGTGCTTTCCATCCTCGGCGCGCTGGctggctgctgctttggCAGGCTCGTCCACGCGGCCGACGACTCCAACGACACAGAGCACGCAGAAATCCAGCCCAAATGTTTCAAGCAGAACTACTACATCAACGCGGCCGGCGACATGAGAGACCTCCACGACTGCCAGATCATCTCCGGCAACATCATCATCAAGGGCTACGATTCCGACAGTCTGGACCTCGGCTCCATCTCTCACATCAAGGGCTCTTTGAGCGTGGCCAACGCTAGCAGTCTGCTGAGAATCGAGGgtgtcgagctcgccaCCATCGATGGCACATTTGCGCTGGACACCTTGACCTCTTTGACCTCGATTTCGCTGCCCAAGCTGGAAAGCATCGACACGATCCAGTGGAAGGTGCTTCCTATTCTGAGTGCCGTCAATCTTGATAAGGGCATCAAGCGGATTAACTCTGTTGTGATGAGCGACACCTCGCTGACGGGCTTTTCTGGCTTCAACGTCGAGTCGCTCAAGACgctcaacatcaacaacaaccgGTTCCTAGAGCGAATCGACTCCTCTGTCAAGGAGATCACAGAGACCTTGCTGATTGCTGCCAATGCCAGAAACTTGCAGGTGTCGCTCTCAGACCTCACCTGGGCCAACACcatcaccatcaaggaCACCAGCAGCCTGAACCTGGAGAGCTTgcaggtggtggagaacTCTGCGCagttcatcaacaacaggTTCAGCGAGCtcaagctgccaaaactGAAATCCACGGGCATGACGCTCAGcgtgatcaacaacaagcaGGTGCGCACCGTTGAGTTCCCGTCGCTGGCCGAGGTGGGCGGCGGCCTGATGatcatcgacaacgacCAGGTCAACAGGATCGACTTTTTCCCCGTGTTGCGGGCGATCGGCGGCGCGATTGAGTTCCAGGGCAACATCGACGCAAGCAGcttcaaacagctcaagGTGGTCAAGGGCAGTGCTATCATCAagtcgacgtcgacgcaGTTCGACTGCAACAAGTGGATGAAAGAGGAGGTCAGCGGTGTGGTGCGCGGCGGCAAGATCGAGTGCGGCTCTGGTGCGTCGAGATCCACTGAGGTGCTGCTCGTGGACGAGTCCGGCGACATTACGACGGGCACCCCTGGCGTCAACAGCGGCGTTGCCGACGGCGACCACGCAAAAAAGACGCTGGCCCGGAGCGGGTCCTCTAGCTCCACGCCGTCGGGCATTGGCTTTGCGGCCGTGCTGCTCGGCTTTGGGGTCTCATGGCTTGCTATGCAGCTCTAAATACGTTTTAATTTGATTGTAAAGCAAAATTTCCCCGGACGGCGTGGCAGTGCTAAAAAATGCACTCGTGGAATTTGGtaatctttttttttcctgtttaTGACTGATAAGGGCCTGAAAACCGAGGACGGTGCGGCAGAGTGCGCGGTCGACACGACACCGCGCTCTGACGCGAGTGCCGACAGCCCTGGCCTGTTCCGCCGGCCCAAAGCCCAGAGCTTCGGGTCGTTTGTGATCGCTGCCAAGACGACCGTCAACGACTCGCTTCtgagcgagatcgacgccgaGATCGCGCGACcgagcaagaaaaaacgCCGCATTTTCAGCTGTGAGAGCTGTCGCAAGCTCAAGACAAAATGTGACTACGACGCCAGCCAGGGCAGCTGTAAACGGTGTCTGCGACTGCGGCTCGAGTGTTCGCTCGTCGAGAACGGTACCCGTCCGAACCGGCAGGAATTTGAGCCTACGCCCTCCGAACCGGTTGATTCGCGCCTGCGCCGCGTCGAGCAGGCCGTCGAGTCGTTTGATGGCAAGCTCACatcgctgctggacttgGTAAAACAGTCTCTGGGTTCTGGCAACCAGCTGGACTTTTCTGTGGCCCAtgagaacgagctgctAGCTAACCATGACGCACTCGCGCCGCTGAACGTTATCAAGCAGATCGACTCGAAACTGTTCAACAGGGCGAGCCGCCATGACCCGTTCAAGCGCATCTGCGACGAGTTTCTGCGGTTCTATTTCGACAACGAGCGGCTGTGTCTCGAGCTCTCGCGCagttttctggaaatctCGCATTTTTGGATCATCCCGGGCGGCATCACCTCCATCGACCGAAAGTATGTGCTCGAACACCCGTTTATCACGTGCGTGTTTGTCCTGTTGGCCATGTGTTTCGACGAAAATTATAAATACGtccaagagcagcagcagttgTACATACTAGCAACCAAGCTGCTGGGCATCGCGCTTGTCACTGAGCCGCTCAGCGACCACGATATAGAGGCCATACTGTACATCTCGCTGTACAACATCGCGCGCAAACCCAAACAGTCCGAGTTCGACAGCTGGCTGCTGTCCAGCATCGGTCTGAAGCATCTCATAATTTCCATCgacttcaaaaatatcagTCGCCGTGTGGGCATGAACATCTTCAACGAGGTCGACCTGTTCCATCTGCGCATCTTCAACTCCATGTGCTCGTGTCATTTCCAAAATTCGATCGGCTATGCCAGACCCATCATGCTCACGTCCACGTATTATGACCTGTTTGAGCTTACGCTGAAATTCCCCAAAGCCACGCTCGGTGACGCCATCAAGGTCGCCGAGATCGAATTGTATCTGGGACTGTCGCGCGGACTCACCAGTTCGCCGCTCTCCTATTATGTGGACGGCGAACTGCTGTGCTTCCCTGAGCAGCACGAATGGAAGCAGAAATGGTCAAAGGTCATCCAGAAAGACGTCTCGCAAATGCTCACTTTTGCATACAATTTCTCGCACATCATGCTGGCCAGGAAACTCGTCGAGAAACCGGACGCCAGCAGACCGGAGCTGCGCGTCTGCTACAGCACGGCTTGCCAATACTCGTTCGAGACGCTCAATCGGTTCCTTTTGTTGTCCAACAACCTCGTCAAGGGCTCGCCGTCGTTCCAGCTCAACCTCGTTGTGTATGCGTGCATCACTTTGTGCGACTATCTCGACACCATGGGCGCCGACGAGCGCAAGATGTCGCTAAACTTAATTTCCAAGATTTATTGGCATCTCAACAAGGTTGGCGAGAAAATGAACGACGCAACAGACACCATTGCCAAGATTGTGcgcaagc carries:
- a CDS encoding Sporulation-specific protein 2; amino-acid sequence: MKPAVVLSILGALAGCCFGRLVHAADDSNDTEHAEIQPKCFKQNYYINAAGDMRDLHDCQIISGNIIIKGYDSDSLDLGSISHIKGSLSVANASSLLRIEGVELATIDGTFALDTLTSLTSISLPKLESIDTIQWKVLPILSAVNLDKGIKRINSVVMSDTSLTGFSGFNVESLKTLNINNNRFLERIDSSVKEITETLLIAANARNLQVSLSDLTWANTITIKDTSSLNLESLQVVENSAQFINNRFSELKLPKLKSTGMTLSVINNKQVRTVEFPSLAEVGGGLMIIDNDQVNRIDFFPVLRAIGGAIEFQGNIDASSFKQLKVVKGSAIIKSTSTQFDCNKWMKEEVSGVVRGGKIECGSGASRSTEVLLVDESGDITTGTPGVNSGVADGDHAKKTLARSGSSSSTPSGIGFAAVLLGFGVSWLAMQL